In a single window of the Pseudodesulfovibrio profundus genome:
- a CDS encoding YgaP family membrane protein, translated as MTVERIVRGMAGFFILVSLLLAHFHSPYWLWFTAFVGMNLFQSSLTNWCPAMTILKRIGFKYSCP; from the coding sequence ATGACTGTTGAGCGAATTGTGCGTGGAATGGCAGGTTTTTTCATTCTGGTCAGCTTGTTGCTGGCCCACTTCCACTCCCCTTACTGGCTTTGGTTCACCGCATTTGTCGGAATGAACCTGTTCCAGTCTTCATTGACCAACTGGTGTCCGGCCATGACTATTCTCAAGCGTATAGGGTTCAAGTATTCCTGTCCCTAA
- a CDS encoding L,D-transpeptidase family protein: protein MRLVTAILSILVFAVPALAEGWATKLSSHNYGPERLIAVEKQSQTFMMFERKSPLREVRRFPCTTGQLTGDKLVEGDMRTPEGVYFVGPKINRTLNWDLYGNLAYSLNYPNPIDKIKGKTGSGIWIHGRGKEFLPRDTLGCVALKVPDMLDVSKEFEFGTPVVIARDVEWTPEPGEADKVAKQLAARLQAWAQDWEGQNDAFFQHYDSALMSVSEGSSFNSFVSHKKNVFAAKPWIHVMVDNIRAIPGPDYWVTWFDQYYRTSGMVSMTGKRFYWMRDAEGEWRIVGREYVPAGEDLKDKYLAVKSEEVREVIDAWRDAWLSMNADAYGELYSRDAVQGNRRGASRIIDYKKALWAKTPPVTVHVDDLKISTHPKGLQVAFVQRFEDAGGYSDIGRKTMVMVPDGATWKIGSEHWRRGR from the coding sequence ATGCGATTAGTTACTGCCATACTATCAATACTAGTGTTTGCCGTCCCGGCCTTGGCCGAAGGATGGGCGACGAAGCTCTCCTCGCACAACTATGGGCCGGAACGGCTTATTGCTGTGGAGAAGCAGTCCCAGACGTTCATGATGTTTGAACGTAAATCGCCCCTGCGTGAGGTTCGACGTTTCCCGTGCACCACGGGACAGTTGACTGGTGACAAACTGGTCGAAGGCGACATGCGCACTCCCGAGGGAGTGTATTTTGTTGGCCCCAAGATCAATCGCACGCTCAATTGGGATTTGTACGGGAACCTGGCGTACTCTCTCAACTACCCGAATCCGATAGATAAAATTAAAGGAAAGACCGGAAGCGGCATCTGGATCCATGGCCGTGGCAAGGAATTCCTGCCCCGCGACACTCTTGGATGTGTGGCGCTCAAGGTGCCGGACATGCTCGATGTGTCCAAGGAGTTTGAATTCGGCACACCGGTTGTCATTGCCCGTGATGTTGAGTGGACACCCGAGCCGGGCGAAGCCGACAAGGTTGCCAAGCAGTTGGCAGCGCGGCTGCAGGCCTGGGCGCAGGATTGGGAAGGGCAGAATGATGCCTTTTTCCAGCATTATGATTCGGCGCTGATGTCCGTTTCCGAAGGCAGTTCCTTCAACAGTTTTGTTTCGCACAAAAAGAATGTCTTTGCCGCCAAACCGTGGATTCACGTCATGGTCGATAACATTCGTGCCATTCCCGGGCCTGATTACTGGGTCACGTGGTTTGATCAGTATTACCGTACCTCCGGCATGGTTTCCATGACCGGCAAGCGGTTTTACTGGATGCGCGATGCGGAAGGCGAGTGGCGTATCGTCGGTCGTGAATACGTTCCGGCCGGGGAAGACCTGAAAGACAAATATCTTGCCGTCAAATCCGAAGAAGTCCGTGAAGTCATTGATGCGTGGCGCGATGCATGGCTGAGCATGAATGCGGACGCTTACGGTGAACTGTACAGCCGCGATGCAGTACAGGGAAATCGGAGAGGCGCAAGTCGCATTATTGATTATAAAAAGGCGTTGTGGGCCAAGACTCCACCTGTTACTGTGCACGTTGATGACCTGAAGATTTCCACACACCCCAAAGGGCTTCAGGTAGCCTTTGTGCAACGTTTCGAGGATGCGGGCGGTTATTCCGATATCGGTCGTAAGACCATGGTGATGGTCCCGGACGGGGCTACATGGAAAATCGGTAGCGAACATTGGAGACGGGGTCGATGA
- a CDS encoding phosphoadenosine phosphosulfate reductase family protein, with protein MSVQSLDDKIRYTESCLQQVFEQAGPDRAAVAWTGGKDSTVVLYIWLMLLQHHRATPIRAINIDTGCKFPEVMSFRDTMATEWGLDLHVAQPTLSLDSYPLAEDAVTCCHDLKVSPLKKAIRETGITHLISGIRRDEHPDRANRTTVEHRDDPSHTLINPVLEWTEMDIWAFHSRFELPYCILYDEGYRSLGCRPCTVRPGKGEGERGGRQQGKETVMGTLTKLGYF; from the coding sequence ATGTCTGTGCAATCGTTGGATGATAAAATACGGTATACTGAATCGTGTCTGCAACAGGTTTTTGAACAGGCAGGGCCGGATAGGGCCGCAGTAGCTTGGACCGGCGGCAAGGATTCGACCGTAGTTCTTTATATATGGCTGATGCTTTTGCAGCATCACCGAGCTACACCCATTAGAGCTATTAATATAGATACGGGATGTAAATTCCCCGAAGTTATGTCGTTCAGAGATACAATGGCCACCGAGTGGGGCCTTGATCTGCATGTGGCCCAGCCAACCCTTTCCCTCGATTCGTACCCGCTTGCAGAGGATGCAGTGACATGTTGCCATGATCTCAAGGTTTCTCCTTTGAAAAAGGCGATTCGGGAGACCGGCATCACACATCTTATTTCAGGCATCCGACGCGATGAACATCCCGACAGGGCTAATCGAACTACGGTAGAGCACCGTGATGACCCCTCCCATACACTGATCAATCCTGTTCTTGAATGGACGGAAATGGATATATGGGCATTTCATTCCCGGTTCGAGCTTCCATATTGTATATTATATGATGAAGGATACCGCTCCCTGGGGTGTCGCCCATGCACGGTTCGCCCGGGAAAAGGGGAGGGGGAACGCGGTGGTCGGCAACAGGGAAAAGAGACAGTAATGGGTACGCTGACCAAGTTGGGATATTTCTGA
- a CDS encoding M14/M99 family metallopeptidase, producing the protein MRKPILSIISVLSLILLAATTALAGSWEHSFFGGTQYPLRVVYLEGSEPGPTVMVQGGIQGDETAGFVTAQLLTQAKVTKGNVIILPRANVPSINLRKRQVNVDMNRRFDQNYNRFYEDRVARVIRFLLAQSDAFIHLHEGSGFYHPTYVDNLRNPNRYGQSIIIDTLHYGGIDLEATANSVLDELNRGILSSDYHFRLFNTKTFDTGTSYPEMRKSLTCYALSEHGIPAMAVEVSKDIIQLDWKVRQQLHATIMLLDRLGVTVTAPDFSDSDVRAYSRTNVQVQVNGRIMQGDASLVLAPGTTLAVESLASGPSEFAPELALFASDRPGVNLLNAHRMALEPFSELELRSDGKRVARARVKWTGKMPNSPGNDKTVFVCWLNGNPTFVREGEVLNTVFGDQLILEGIWGSDKQEVVNLKGFVAIPWANNGQDMGWEIILDPETFLSKYSLESSRPGVTRYRVVRETPGTRPATFYIDIEPRRIHALRLADKQGRSLFIPWNPGGSYSLPEGEYVLEDAWSNGPGDKLVATTGEVPVSTGHGFKVDYANPLQLTVRQATTFAGIGTMTFTASGLAER; encoded by the coding sequence TTGCGGAAACCTATCCTATCTATCATATCCGTTCTTAGTCTGATCCTGCTCGCAGCCACGACAGCGCTTGCCGGTTCCTGGGAACACTCCTTTTTCGGAGGTACACAGTACCCGTTACGGGTCGTGTATCTGGAAGGCAGTGAGCCGGGGCCGACGGTCATGGTACAAGGCGGCATCCAGGGTGACGAAACCGCTGGCTTTGTCACGGCACAGTTACTGACGCAGGCCAAAGTCACCAAAGGCAATGTCATCATCCTGCCTCGGGCCAATGTGCCTTCCATCAACCTGCGCAAGCGGCAGGTGAACGTGGATATGAACCGGCGGTTCGACCAGAACTACAACCGGTTTTATGAAGATCGTGTCGCCCGGGTCATCCGATTCCTGTTGGCACAGTCGGACGCCTTCATCCATCTGCATGAGGGAAGCGGTTTCTATCATCCCACTTATGTGGACAATCTTCGCAATCCCAATCGATACGGACAGTCCATCATCATTGATACGCTCCATTACGGTGGTATCGATCTCGAAGCCACGGCCAACTCCGTCCTCGATGAACTGAATCGCGGGATTCTCTCTTCCGACTATCATTTCAGACTGTTCAATACCAAGACCTTTGATACGGGTACCAGTTACCCCGAGATGCGTAAGTCGCTGACTTGCTATGCGCTTTCCGAGCACGGTATCCCGGCCATGGCTGTGGAGGTCAGTAAGGATATCATCCAGCTGGACTGGAAGGTGCGACAGCAACTCCACGCTACCATCATGCTGCTGGACCGCCTGGGCGTTACGGTCACTGCGCCCGATTTCAGCGACAGCGATGTACGTGCTTATTCGCGGACTAACGTACAGGTACAGGTGAACGGCCGCATCATGCAGGGCGATGCCTCGCTGGTTCTCGCTCCCGGGACCACTCTCGCTGTGGAGTCACTGGCTTCCGGACCAAGTGAATTTGCTCCTGAGTTGGCGCTGTTTGCCTCTGATCGTCCTGGCGTAAATCTGCTGAATGCCCATCGTATGGCCCTTGAGCCGTTTTCCGAGTTGGAGTTGCGCAGCGACGGCAAGCGTGTTGCCAGGGCTCGTGTCAAATGGACGGGCAAGATGCCCAATTCACCCGGGAACGACAAGACGGTCTTTGTCTGCTGGCTCAATGGGAATCCGACCTTTGTCCGTGAGGGCGAAGTGCTGAATACTGTGTTCGGGGATCAACTGATCCTTGAAGGCATATGGGGCAGCGACAAACAGGAAGTGGTCAACCTCAAAGGGTTTGTCGCCATTCCCTGGGCCAATAATGGTCAGGATATGGGCTGGGAGATCATTCTCGACCCAGAAACGTTTCTGAGCAAGTACAGCCTTGAATCCAGCCGTCCCGGCGTGACACGATACCGTGTTGTACGTGAAACGCCCGGTACACGGCCTGCGACTTTCTATATCGACATCGAGCCGCGTCGAATCCATGCATTGCGTTTGGCGGACAAGCAGGGGCGCTCCCTGTTCATTCCATGGAATCCCGGCGGCAGCTATTCTCTTCCTGAGGGGGAGTATGTTCTTGAGGACGCATGGAGTAACGGTCCAGGTGACAAGCTGGTCGCTACCACAGGAGAAGTGCCCGTATCAACCGGTCATGGCTTCAAGGTGGATTATGCGAACCCGTTGCAGCTTACCGTGCGTCAGGCAACCACGTTTGCCGGAATCGGGACGATGACGTTTACGGCTTCTGGTTTGGCAGAACGATAG
- a CDS encoding acylphosphatase — protein sequence MKSYTCIIEGKVTGGNFQSWAQSTAQQLGLTGWVRNIADRKAEVLLQGTAEAYAAFRERLKDESPVVDLENITCNAIEYDKVHDQFSVRG from the coding sequence ATGAAGAGCTACACCTGCATCATTGAAGGAAAGGTTACCGGTGGAAATTTCCAATCCTGGGCACAGTCCACTGCGCAACAGCTCGGCCTGACTGGCTGGGTTCGGAATATCGCCGACAGAAAGGCGGAAGTCCTTCTTCAGGGTACTGCAGAAGCCTATGCCGCTTTCCGTGAACGCCTCAAGGACGAAAGCCCGGTTGTCGATCTGGAAAACATCACTTGTAATGCCATTGAATATGACAAGGTTCACGACCAGTTTTCCGTTCGCGGATAA
- a CDS encoding pyridoxamine 5'-phosphate oxidase family protein codes for MSKNKMQLIDDLVSNADFCVLATTNGIEPLCSLMTLFADHASMKFYFLTNKDSQKSKNIKQHPHASILIDRREENIALTVQGVYSPIKTQQTTKAIMKLFLHKHPELKDFVDQDSTELIRIVGKRGKLLTGIDDIFETKF; via the coding sequence ATGAGCAAAAACAAAATGCAACTCATTGACGATCTGGTTTCCAATGCAGATTTTTGCGTCCTTGCGACGACCAATGGCATTGAACCTCTTTGTTCGCTTATGACCTTGTTTGCCGATCACGCATCCATGAAATTTTATTTTCTGACAAACAAGGACTCTCAAAAAAGCAAAAATATCAAACAACATCCTCATGCTTCTATTCTTATTGATAGAAGAGAAGAAAATATCGCATTGACCGTCCAAGGGGTCTACTCCCCTATCAAAACCCAGCAAACCACCAAGGCGATCATGAAGCTCTTCCTTCACAAGCACCCGGAATTAAAAGACTTTGTCGACCAAGACTCCACAGAACTCATACGTATTGTGGGCAAACGAGGCAAACTTCTGACCGGTATAGATGATATTTTTGAAACAAAATTTTAA
- a CDS encoding FmdB family zinc ribbon protein → MPIYEYQCQECHCVFEEWQTGFEDRELECPDCSGQSKRLISHSSFHLKGSGWYADGYGGTKSGSTPGKAAEPAGSGNGDSAGTDTAPAKKSESSDSSSAGSAS, encoded by the coding sequence ATGCCTATTTATGAGTATCAGTGTCAGGAATGCCATTGCGTTTTCGAGGAATGGCAGACCGGATTTGAGGATCGTGAATTGGAGTGTCCCGATTGCAGTGGACAGTCCAAGCGTCTGATTTCTCACTCGTCCTTTCATTTAAAAGGAAGTGGCTGGTATGCAGACGGGTATGGTGGAACCAAGTCCGGCTCAACGCCAGGCAAAGCGGCTGAACCAGCCGGTTCCGGCAACGGAGATTCCGCCGGAACCGATACGGCGCCAGCAAAGAAAAGCGAGTCCTCGGATAGTTCGTCCGCAGGCTCCGCATCCTGA
- a CDS encoding NADH-quinone oxidoreductase subunit 5 family protein — protein sequence MSNLLLLLILLPAAAALVCYLVRSSAVRKLTVVATGAILTLASLGLLAQGTFEPIMVGSFLGISSDFLITVLDFALLGVIFYYGLKHRSLLIQGFTLAQAALLVWFEFVMIDHVAVPALVGDQLSLIMVLVISVIGSLICIFAIPYMKEHEDHLHLKTSRQPRFFLFLLLFLGAMNGLVLSNNILWLYFFFEVTTLCSFMLIGHDGTEVATRNSVRALWMNSFGGVAFVIGMMLVYAKIGTLDISAILAAGPQGAMMVTGIGFLCLAGFTKAAQVPFQSWLLGAMVAPTPVSALLHSSTMVKAGVYVVLRFAPAYMGTLLSDGVAICGAFTFVACAALCIGQSNGKKILAYSTVSNLGLIICCAGINTPLATTAAVMLIIFHAISKSLLFLCVGTIEQAIGSRDIEDMRGLFTKHPRTALITIIGILTMLLPPFGVLMAKWMAIEAASANIYVIIMLAMGSALTVVYWARWAGSLMASRDADAPAEQQATLIRIPLMALCAGAVVLSIAAPWIYNSMLAPMFDAPPFALQFGSLTASTGSFAVVPLFIVLGLGVIYAAKAASGFRKAKVMPPYVGGANVVGDNDGAYVGPMNGTVPFVASNMYLGELFAEGKLTPVFNALAVALIVLMLGGAL from the coding sequence ATGTCGAATCTGCTTCTACTTCTCATTCTCCTGCCTGCCGCAGCTGCTTTGGTCTGCTATCTGGTTCGGTCCAGTGCCGTTCGTAAGCTGACTGTTGTAGCCACCGGTGCGATCTTGACGCTCGCATCGCTGGGTCTGTTGGCGCAGGGAACATTTGAACCGATTATGGTCGGTTCATTTCTTGGCATCAGCAGCGATTTCCTGATCACGGTCCTGGATTTCGCACTGTTGGGTGTCATCTTTTATTATGGTCTCAAACACCGGAGTCTCCTGATTCAGGGTTTCACCCTGGCACAGGCTGCTCTGCTCGTTTGGTTTGAGTTCGTTATGATCGATCATGTGGCGGTTCCCGCCCTGGTCGGCGACCAGCTTTCCCTGATCATGGTTCTGGTGATTTCCGTCATCGGTTCCCTGATCTGTATCTTTGCCATTCCTTATATGAAGGAACATGAAGATCATCTGCATTTGAAGACGTCCCGCCAGCCGCGGTTCTTCCTCTTCCTGCTTCTCTTCCTGGGCGCCATGAATGGTCTGGTCCTTTCCAACAACATTCTGTGGCTCTACTTCTTCTTTGAAGTCACGACGCTGTGTTCCTTCATGCTCATCGGGCATGACGGCACCGAAGTTGCCACTCGCAACTCTGTTCGCGCCCTGTGGATGAACTCCTTCGGCGGCGTAGCTTTCGTCATCGGCATGATGCTGGTGTACGCAAAAATCGGCACCCTCGACATCTCTGCCATTCTGGCAGCCGGTCCGCAGGGCGCGATGATGGTTACCGGTATCGGTTTCCTGTGTCTTGCCGGTTTTACCAAAGCCGCTCAGGTTCCTTTCCAGTCCTGGCTGCTCGGTGCCATGGTTGCCCCGACTCCGGTCTCCGCGTTGCTGCACTCCTCGACCATGGTCAAGGCCGGTGTCTACGTGGTTCTGCGCTTTGCTCCCGCCTACATGGGGACATTGCTCTCCGATGGCGTGGCTATCTGTGGCGCGTTTACCTTCGTTGCCTGTGCCGCCCTGTGTATCGGCCAGTCCAATGGTAAGAAAATCCTGGCGTACTCAACGGTTTCCAACCTGGGCCTGATCATCTGCTGTGCGGGTATCAACACTCCGCTGGCCACCACCGCTGCGGTGATGCTGATCATCTTCCACGCCATTTCCAAGTCCTTGCTCTTCCTGTGCGTTGGCACCATTGAGCAGGCTATCGGTTCTCGCGATATCGAGGACATGCGCGGTCTGTTCACCAAGCATCCCCGCACTGCCCTGATCACGATCATCGGCATCCTGACCATGCTGCTGCCCCCGTTCGGTGTGCTCATGGCCAAGTGGATGGCTATCGAAGCTGCTTCCGCCAACATCTACGTCATCATCATGCTGGCCATGGGCTCTGCCCTGACCGTCGTGTACTGGGCCCGTTGGGCCGGTTCCCTGATGGCAAGCCGCGACGCTGATGCTCCGGCCGAACAGCAGGCTACCCTGATCCGCATTCCGCTGATGGCCCTGTGTGCAGGTGCTGTCGTGTTGTCCATCGCTGCCCCGTGGATTTACAACTCCATGCTGGCACCCATGTTCGATGCGCCTCCCTTCGCACTTCAGTTCGGTTCGCTGACAGCTTCCACCGGCTCCTTCGCCGTTGTCCCGCTGTTCATCGTACTCGGTCTGGGCGTCATTTATGCTGCCAAGGCTGCATCCGGATTCCGCAAGGCCAAGGTCATGCCGCCGTACGTTGGCGGTGCCAACGTGGTTGGTGACAATGACGGTGCATATGTTGGTCCCATGAATGGAACCGTACCGTTCGTCGCTTCCAATATGTACCTGGGCGAGCTGTTCGCCGAAGGCAAGCTTACTCCGGTCTTCAACGCTCTGGCGGTCGCGCTGATCGTCCTCATGCTGGGAGGAGCTCTCTAA
- the pyrE gene encoding orotate phosphoribosyltransferase — translation MKEMKTKLAKLLLELSYREGDFTLTSGKKSDYYFDCKQTALHAEGSYLIGRLFVEMLKDFDCKGVGGMTLGADPLVSSVTVVSHLEGLPMPGFIIRKKSKGHGTNQYLEGLANFEEGDRVVLLEDVCTTGGTLITAAECVRDAGLEIAGVLAVLDREEGGREKLAEAGLELHSIFTRAELLAAGRG, via the coding sequence ATGAAAGAAATGAAAACAAAGCTCGCCAAACTGTTGCTTGAACTCTCTTACCGTGAAGGCGATTTCACGCTGACATCCGGCAAGAAAAGTGATTACTACTTCGACTGCAAGCAGACGGCTTTGCATGCTGAAGGCAGCTATCTTATCGGGCGGCTTTTCGTTGAAATGCTCAAGGATTTCGATTGTAAAGGTGTTGGTGGCATGACTCTGGGGGCTGATCCCCTGGTGTCGAGCGTGACCGTGGTATCCCACCTGGAAGGACTCCCGATGCCGGGATTCATCATTCGCAAGAAATCCAAGGGACACGGCACCAATCAATATCTTGAAGGTTTGGCCAATTTCGAAGAAGGTGATCGGGTCGTCTTGCTGGAGGACGTTTGTACCACTGGCGGCACACTGATCACCGCAGCCGAATGCGTGCGGGACGCAGGGCTGGAAATTGCCGGAGTTCTGGCTGTATTGGATCGAGAGGAAGGCGGACGGGAAAAGCTTGCGGAAGCAGGATTGGAGCTTCACTCCATCTTCACCCGCGCCGAGCTGTTGGCCGCCGGAAGAGGGTAG
- a CDS encoding HAMP domain-containing sensor histidine kinase, whose protein sequence is MPHLKNISIATKLTIWSCSLVVVFFSIAAYLFNQVRSDAELANRIVAVNHDLDSAIQRMLERLDSVQENIRRYRLLGTDRVVDFIVQDLNRFGELLDQTLEKHPGYAEEWQDLRQEFTITLTPSDEGGDTFAPNATVLDWTDILEQSLLDNQADMELSLTKMREAGERAATIGMYSLIICLALSIGGGLILAYTLTRSLREIRRGIRQLGTGSAPRDVRVLSHDELGELAEAFNAMAERLRHEEAMRADFIAMLSHEIRTPLTSMRESVDLIAEGTFGEVTPKQRQFLDIAAQEAIRLSELLERLMTVSRMEAESLQLQLKSIDSAELVSTAVERILPAAQAKNISVESLLDPGIVCRCDPAHIQQVLLNLLGNAIKFSPETSIVTIKVEQADDKAVFHVTDQGPGIPEEEQVRIFRKYYRTPEVRESIDGAGLGLSIVKRIIDAHGGTIHIESRPQQGATFRFTLPLDNKDI, encoded by the coding sequence ATGCCACACCTAAAGAACATTTCCATCGCCACCAAACTGACCATCTGGTCGTGCTCGCTGGTTGTGGTTTTTTTCAGCATCGCCGCATACTTGTTCAATCAGGTTCGCAGTGATGCCGAGCTTGCCAATCGCATCGTGGCAGTGAATCACGACCTCGACAGCGCCATCCAGCGAATGCTTGAGCGCCTGGACAGTGTACAGGAAAACATTCGTCGATACCGATTGCTCGGCACCGACAGGGTGGTCGATTTCATCGTCCAGGATTTGAACCGCTTTGGCGAACTGCTGGACCAGACACTTGAAAAGCATCCCGGATACGCTGAAGAATGGCAGGACCTGCGCCAGGAATTCACCATCACCCTGACCCCCTCCGATGAGGGCGGCGACACTTTTGCCCCCAACGCAACGGTTCTGGACTGGACAGATATTCTGGAGCAATCCTTATTGGACAATCAGGCGGACATGGAACTGAGCCTGACAAAAATGCGGGAAGCCGGAGAACGGGCCGCCACCATCGGCATGTACAGTCTCATCATCTGTCTTGCCCTCAGCATCGGTGGCGGATTGATACTGGCATATACGCTCACCCGTTCCCTGCGGGAGATTCGACGCGGCATCCGTCAACTCGGAACCGGCTCTGCTCCTCGTGACGTCAGGGTTCTGTCCCATGATGAACTGGGAGAGCTGGCCGAGGCTTTCAACGCCATGGCCGAACGACTGCGGCATGAAGAGGCCATGCGTGCGGACTTCATTGCCATGTTGAGCCACGAGATCCGCACTCCCCTTACATCCATGCGCGAATCCGTTGACCTTATCGCTGAAGGTACATTCGGTGAAGTCACGCCTAAACAACGACAATTTCTCGATATTGCGGCCCAGGAAGCCATACGCCTATCCGAACTGCTGGAGCGGTTGATGACCGTATCGCGCATGGAGGCCGAATCCCTCCAGTTGCAATTGAAGAGCATTGATAGCGCCGAACTGGTTTCCACGGCGGTGGAACGAATACTGCCCGCGGCCCAAGCCAAGAATATTTCCGTGGAGTCGCTCCTCGACCCCGGTATTGTCTGTCGATGCGATCCGGCCCATATCCAGCAGGTGCTGCTCAATCTTCTGGGCAATGCCATCAAGTTTTCACCGGAAACAAGCATTGTAACCATCAAGGTTGAACAAGCGGACGACAAGGCGGTCTTTCATGTCACGGATCAGGGGCCCGGAATCCCCGAAGAGGAACAGGTCCGTATTTTTCGCAAGTATTATCGAACACCGGAGGTGCGTGAAAGCATTGACGGCGCAGGGCTTGGGCTTTCCATCGTCAAACGGATAATCGATGCCCACGGCGGTACAATCCACATCGAGAGCCGCCCGCAGCAAGGGGCAACCTTTCGCTTCACTCTCCCATTGGACAACAAGGATATCTGA
- the purB gene encoding adenylosuccinate lyase, with protein sequence MLERYSRPEMRNLWTLENKFRVWLEVELAVTRAWADMGEVPMEAYEDIAAKADFELDRILEIEETTKHDVIAFLTAVEEKVGANSRYIHLGCTSSDIVDTANGVLLTRSADILATGIERILAVLKEKAHAHKGLICMGRTHGIHAEPTTYGLKFAGFYAEFKRHQERFEAARENIRVGKLSGAVGTFAHLSPELEERTCAILGLNPDPHSTQIVQRDRYAQFFTSLAMLAGGIERLGLELRHLQRTEVLEVEEGFSKGQKGSSAMPHKKNPISAENLCGLARVIRSNSVAAMENQALWHERDISHSSVERVIMPDTTALMDYMLHRMSGVLERLVVKEDNIERNLLGSFGLFYSQRVLNKLIATGLKRQEAYEMVQKVAMRCWEGKVQFEDEIRKDAEVNKHLAANELDEAFDPSYYKRYEDVVFTRVFED encoded by the coding sequence ATGTTAGAGAGATATTCCCGCCCGGAAATGAGAAATTTGTGGACCCTGGAGAATAAATTCCGGGTATGGCTTGAAGTGGAACTGGCCGTGACCCGGGCCTGGGCGGATATGGGGGAAGTCCCCATGGAGGCCTACGAAGATATCGCCGCAAAGGCGGACTTCGAGCTGGATCGTATCCTCGAAATCGAGGAAACCACCAAACATGACGTTATCGCCTTTCTTACCGCTGTAGAGGAAAAGGTCGGCGCCAACTCCCGGTACATCCATCTTGGCTGCACCTCTTCGGATATCGTCGATACCGCCAATGGCGTGCTGCTGACCCGTTCCGCCGACATCCTGGCTACAGGCATTGAGCGTATCCTCGCCGTGCTCAAGGAAAAAGCCCACGCCCACAAAGGCTTGATCTGCATGGGACGCACCCATGGCATCCATGCCGAGCCGACCACATACGGCCTCAAATTTGCCGGTTTCTACGCCGAGTTCAAGCGCCATCAGGAGCGCTTCGAGGCGGCTCGCGAGAATATCCGTGTCGGTAAACTCTCCGGTGCGGTCGGAACGTTCGCACACCTCAGCCCCGAGCTTGAGGAACGCACCTGTGCCATTCTCGGCCTGAATCCCGATCCGCATTCCACGCAGATCGTGCAGCGCGATCGCTATGCCCAGTTCTTTACCTCCCTCGCCATGCTGGCCGGTGGTATCGAGCGCCTCGGGCTGGAGTTGCGCCACCTGCAGCGGACAGAAGTTCTCGAAGTCGAAGAAGGATTTTCCAAGGGGCAAAAAGGCTCTTCCGCCATGCCGCACAAGAAAAACCCGATCTCCGCTGAAAATCTGTGCGGTCTGGCCCGTGTCATCCGGTCCAACTCCGTGGCCGCCATGGAAAACCAGGCCCTGTGGCACGAACGTGATATCTCCCACTCTTCAGTTGAACGTGTTATAATGCCTGACACCACCGCTCTGATGGATTACATGTTGCATCGCATGTCCGGTGTTCTGGAGCGTCTGGTGGTCAAGGAAGACAACATCGAGCGTAACCTGCTTGGGTCGTTCGGTCTGTTCTACTCCCAGCGTGTGCTGAATAAACTCATCGCTACCGGCCTGAAGCGTCAGGAAGCGTACGAGATGGTCCAGAAAGTGGCCATGCGATGCTGGGAAGGCAAAGTGCAGTTCGAGGATGAAATCCGTAAGGATGCGGAAGTAAACAAGCATCTTGCGGCTAACGAACTTGACGAAGCGTTCGACCCCTCGTATTACAAACGCTATGAGGATGTGGTCTTTACCCGCGTCTTCGAGGATTAA